Proteins encoded within one genomic window of Thiothrix litoralis:
- a CDS encoding HsdM family class I SAM-dependent methyltransferase produces the protein MVALDFKKSTTELIDNLKNICAAYGLGNDGNEFKIITQVFLYKFLCDKLAYELKKADKATAKAENWEQHIANMDIDAYEMLVMMLPEGTAYLRPEHLLASLFARQNEDNFAKLFDDTLRQIAIVNSDIFSVKTGGGAQIRLFDEISQFISDPGERDNFCKAIINKLVNFSFEHIFTQGFDFFADIFEYLIKDYNKDSGGKYAEYYTPHAVAKIMAAILVPAESRGKVMNVKCYDPSAGSGTLLMNLAHAIGENRCSIYSQDISQKSSGLLRLNLILNNLVHSIPNVIQGNTILSPYHKDGASLAKFDYIVSNPPFKMDFSDFRNDLDTKENKERFFAGLPNVPGKAKDKMAIYLLFIQHIMFSLKPGGKAAIVVPTGFITAQSGIDKKIREKLVDQKMLAGVVSMPSNIFATTGTNVSILFIDKGNRDKVILIDASNLGETVKDGKNQKTVLTAAEEQHIIDTFNTKTAVDDFSVAVTYDQIKAKNYSFSAGQYFDVKIEYTDITAAEFTAKMQGFTDNLDTLFAESRTLETEIKTQLASLRYD, from the coding sequence CAAAATCATTACGCAGGTATTCCTGTACAAGTTCCTGTGCGACAAGCTGGCGTATGAGCTGAAAAAAGCCGATAAAGCCACTGCCAAGGCGGAAAACTGGGAACAGCACATCGCCAATATGGACATCGACGCTTACGAGATGTTGGTCATGATGCTTCCCGAAGGCACAGCTTATTTGCGCCCGGAACACCTGCTTGCCAGCCTGTTTGCGCGGCAAAATGAGGATAATTTCGCCAAGCTGTTTGATGATACCTTACGCCAGATTGCCATCGTCAACAGTGATATTTTCTCGGTCAAAACCGGGGGCGGGGCGCAAATCCGCTTGTTTGATGAGATCAGCCAGTTCATTTCTGACCCCGGTGAGCGCGACAACTTTTGCAAGGCAATAATCAACAAACTGGTGAATTTCAGCTTTGAGCATATTTTTACACAGGGCTTTGATTTCTTTGCCGACATCTTTGAGTACCTGATTAAGGACTACAACAAGGACAGCGGCGGCAAGTATGCGGAATATTACACGCCGCACGCGGTCGCCAAGATCATGGCGGCGATTCTTGTCCCTGCTGAAAGCCGGGGTAAGGTGATGAACGTCAAGTGCTACGATCCATCGGCCGGGTCGGGGACGTTGCTGATGAATCTGGCTCATGCGATTGGGGAAAATCGGTGCAGTATCTATTCGCAGGATATTTCGCAAAAGTCGTCCGGGTTGTTGCGGCTGAACCTGATCCTCAACAATCTGGTGCATTCCATCCCTAATGTGATTCAGGGCAATACCATTTTGTCGCCTTACCACAAGGATGGGGCGTCGCTGGCAAAGTTTGACTATATTGTTTCCAACCCACCGTTCAAGATGGATTTCAGCGATTTCCGCAACGATCTGGATACCAAGGAAAACAAGGAACGCTTCTTTGCGGGGCTTCCCAATGTGCCGGGCAAGGCCAAGGATAAAATGGCGATTTACCTGCTGTTTATCCAGCACATCATGTTTTCGCTGAAACCGGGCGGTAAGGCTGCCATCGTCGTTCCTACCGGGTTTATTACTGCTCAGTCGGGCATTGACAAGAAAATCCGTGAAAAGCTGGTCGACCAGAAAATGCTGGCGGGCGTGGTGTCGATGCCGAGCAATATTTTCGCTACTACGGGCACGAATGTCTCTATCCTGTTCATCGACAAGGGCAACCGGGACAAGGTAATCCTGATTGATGCCTCGAATCTGGGTGAAACGGTCAAAGACGGTAAAAACCAGAAAACCGTGCTGACGGCTGCCGAAGAACAACACATCATCGACACTTTCAACACCAAAACGGCGGTCGATGATTTTTCAGTTGCGGTCACTTACGACCAGATCAAAGCCAAAAACTACTCCTTCAGTGCAGGGCAATACTTCGACGTAAAAATCGAATACACCGACATCACCGCCGCCGAATTCACCGCCAAAATGCAAGGCTTCACCGACAACCTCGACACCCTTTTCGCCGAATCCCGCACCCTCGAAACCGAGATCAAAACCCAACTAGCGAGCCTCCGCTATGATTAA
- a CDS encoding restriction endonuclease subunit S — translation MIKWKRTTLGQVVSEGNGLIQTGPFGSQLHASDYVENGIPCIMPANMKESRVNLSGIARISVKDAQRLSQHLVKPGDIVYSRRGDITQKVLIHDADNGFFCGTGCILIRPGNNVDSRFLTYFLGARESKEWLINHSVGITMPNLNTKILFNLPLRLPSKNHQIEIADILSAIDKKIEVNNRINAELEAMAKTLYDYWFVQFDFPDENGKPYKSSGGKMLYSKELKREIPAGWEVSNILKVAELFGGGTPSKNDLSFWNGEIPFFTPTDTSQGVFQLDTEEHITEDGLKSCSSLLFDKGTVFITARGSVGKLALTARKMAMNQSCYALKPKAGCGGEFVYFLTQELIHHLKIKSSGSVFKSIVSNDIKFTQMCIPDNQAIQTYSEVIEPLFEKILNCSKENQRLVALRDWLLPMLMNGQVRVESAADDLYSQQHDAGMRQP, via the coding sequence ATGATTAAGTGGAAGCGGACAACTTTGGGGCAGGTGGTTTCTGAAGGTAACGGGTTGATTCAAACCGGCCCATTTGGCAGTCAACTACATGCTTCCGATTATGTTGAAAATGGTATCCCCTGCATAATGCCAGCCAACATGAAGGAAAGCCGAGTTAATCTTTCAGGTATAGCCCGTATCTCTGTTAAAGATGCACAGCGTCTTTCTCAGCATTTGGTTAAGCCGGGGGATATTGTTTATAGTAGACGAGGCGATATAACCCAGAAAGTACTAATACATGATGCTGATAATGGTTTTTTCTGTGGGACTGGTTGCATTCTAATTCGCCCCGGAAATAATGTTGATTCACGATTTTTGACTTATTTTTTGGGAGCTAGAGAAAGTAAAGAGTGGTTAATCAATCACTCTGTTGGCATTACTATGCCGAACTTAAATACAAAAATTCTTTTCAATCTTCCACTGAGATTGCCTAGTAAAAACCATCAAATAGAAATTGCTGATATTCTCTCTGCTATTGATAAAAAAATCGAAGTCAACAATCGCATTAACGCCGAACTCGAAGCAATGGCAAAAACCCTCTACGACTACTGGTTTGTGCAGTTCGATTTCCCCGATGAAAACGGCAAGCCGTATAAGTCGTCGGGCGGGAAGATGCTGTATAGCAAGGAGTTGAAGCGGGAGATTCCAGCGGGATGGGAAGTTTCAAATATTTTGAAGGTCGCGGAATTATTTGGAGGTGGCACTCCAAGCAAAAATGACCTGTCATTTTGGAACGGTGAAATACCTTTCTTTACACCAACAGATACAAGCCAAGGCGTATTTCAACTCGATACAGAAGAACATATTACCGAAGATGGCTTGAAGAGTTGTAGTAGCTTATTGTTTGATAAAGGTACAGTGTTTATAACAGCAAGGGGTTCTGTCGGAAAACTCGCATTAACAGCACGAAAAATGGCAATGAATCAATCTTGTTACGCACTAAAACCAAAAGCTGGCTGTGGCGGTGAATTTGTATATTTTCTGACTCAGGAACTCATTCATCATCTTAAAATAAAGTCTTCCGGTTCTGTCTTCAAGTCGATAGTGTCTAATGATATTAAGTTCACTCAAATGTGCATACCTGACAATCAAGCAATTCAGACTTACAGTGAAGTTATAGAGCCGCTATTTGAAAAAATATTGAATTGCTCGAAAGAAAATCAGCGGTTGGTGGCGTTGCGGGATTGGTTGTTGCCGATGTTGATGAATGGGCAGGTGCGGGTGGAGAGCGCGGCGGATGATCTATACTCACAACAGCACGACGCAGGAATGAGGCAACCATGA
- a CDS encoding AAA family ATPase, which translates to MKLKLPYGISHYKTVIEEGYTYLDKTGWIQTIEDTSRYNLIMRPRRFGKSLFVSMLAYYYDIKAKHDFTRLFGHLAIGQNPTGNQNRYQVLFMEFSGISTDDPQTIEADFTRKIDNLLQRFLLKYDYPEQVGVQIAAANTPAGKMEALFTVQGEQPIYLIIDEYDHFANALLADNLTYFRRIMGKGGFVRAFYETIKAATQQGSIDRLFITGVTPIMLDSLTSGFNMVKNLSLLPAFNEAIGLSRPETLSLIQPLVEQCNLTVDLMGTLKDWYNGYVFAYRGQPMYNANMLLYFLGNFDKERCAFPTNMLDENIASDYGKILRMFSIGDRDVNYAVLEELISTGEITTQQRRQFDFDKGFDREDFISLLYYMGFVSLAGEELGSQRFRIPNYVIKKLYFEYFKVEIERRNTLQIPTQTIHKAVVALALHNDIEPLRLEVQQLLQILSNRDFMRMDEKHLKVLLTTLLYQSPAYYIKSEPEMNRKYPDILLLERSPYAVQHQHLIELKYCKKSERQKQPQVWDDKRAEGIQQVQGYQQLPDIQKLDKLSCWVMLTDGEEVLVEQVT; encoded by the coding sequence ATGAAACTGAAACTCCCCTACGGCATCAGCCACTACAAAACGGTCATCGAGGAAGGCTACACCTACCTCGACAAAACCGGCTGGATTCAAACCATCGAAGACACCAGCCGCTACAACCTGATCATGCGCCCGCGCCGCTTCGGGAAAAGCCTGTTTGTCTCCATGCTAGCGTATTACTACGACATCAAGGCCAAGCATGATTTCACGCGCCTGTTTGGTCATCTCGCCATCGGTCAGAATCCCACTGGCAACCAGAACCGCTACCAAGTCCTGTTTATGGAATTCAGCGGCATCAGCACGGATGACCCGCAAACCATCGAAGCGGATTTCACCCGCAAAATCGACAACCTGCTGCAACGTTTTTTGCTCAAGTACGACTACCCGGAACAGGTTGGGGTGCAAATCGCCGCCGCCAATACCCCAGCCGGGAAAATGGAAGCCCTGTTTACCGTACAAGGCGAACAGCCCATCTACCTGATTATTGACGAATACGACCATTTCGCCAATGCGTTACTGGCGGATAACCTGACCTATTTCCGCCGGATTATGGGCAAGGGCGGCTTTGTCCGCGCCTTTTATGAAACCATCAAGGCCGCCACACAACAGGGCAGCATTGATCGTCTGTTCATTACAGGTGTTACGCCCATCATGCTCGATAGCCTGACTTCGGGTTTTAATATGGTTAAAAACCTATCCTTGTTGCCAGCTTTTAATGAGGCGATTGGTCTAAGCCGCCCGGAAACGTTGTCCCTGATCCAGCCCTTGGTAGAACAATGCAATCTTACGGTTGATCTGATGGGTACGCTGAAGGATTGGTACAACGGTTATGTGTTTGCGTACCGTGGTCAGCCGATGTACAACGCGAATATGTTACTGTATTTTTTGGGAAACTTTGACAAAGAGCGTTGTGCCTTTCCCACGAATATGCTGGATGAAAACATCGCATCGGACTACGGTAAAATCCTCCGCATGTTTTCTATTGGTGATCGGGACGTTAATTATGCCGTGCTGGAAGAGCTGATCAGTACAGGTGAAATTACCACCCAACAACGTCGCCAATTCGACTTTGACAAAGGCTTTGACCGCGAGGATTTCATCAGCCTGCTTTATTACATGGGGTTCGTCTCGCTGGCGGGCGAGGAACTGGGTTCACAGCGTTTTCGTATCCCCAATTATGTGATCAAGAAACTCTACTTCGAGTATTTCAAGGTTGAGATTGAACGGCGCAATACTTTGCAAATACCGACGCAAACCATCCATAAAGCCGTGGTCGCTTTGGCGCTGCATAATGATATTGAACCCTTGCGGCTAGAGGTGCAGCAGTTATTACAAATCCTGTCCAACCGTGATTTTATGCGGATGGATGAAAAGCACCTGAAGGTTTTACTGACCACCTTGCTGTATCAATCTCCGGCTTACTACATCAAAAGCGAGCCGGAAATGAATCGCAAATACCCGGACATTTTGTTGCTGGAACGCAGCCCGTATGCTGTCCAGCACCAGCATTTGATCGAGCTGAAATATTGCAAGAAGTCCGAACGGCAAAAACAACCGCAGGTGTGGGACGACAAACGCGCTGAAGGTATTCAGCAGGTGCAGGGCTATCAGCAGTTGCCGGATATTCAGAAACTGGACAAGCTATCCTGCTGGGTCATGCTCACTGATGGCGAGGAAGTGCTGGTAGAACAGGTAACGTGA
- the arfB gene encoding alternative ribosome rescue aminoacyl-tRNA hydrolase ArfB: protein MKLSNNTQIPPEEIDLQPIRAQGSGGQNVNKVSTAIHLRFDIRASSLPEAYKEKLLAYADQRISSEGVIVIKAQTHNSQEKNRADALERLRQLILDATKVQKKRKATRPTRSSQTKRLDSKKKHSQTKAGRGKVDY from the coding sequence TTGAAACTATCCAACAACACCCAAATCCCCCCCGAAGAAATCGACCTTCAGCCCATCCGCGCCCAAGGCTCCGGCGGGCAGAACGTCAACAAGGTGTCGACCGCGATTCACCTGCGTTTCGACATCCGCGCCTCATCCCTGCCCGAAGCCTACAAGGAAAAGCTGCTAGCCTACGCTGATCAGCGCATTTCCAGCGAAGGCGTGATCGTCATCAAGGCACAAACCCACAACAGTCAGGAAAAAAACCGTGCGGATGCGCTGGAACGCCTGCGCCAACTCATCCTCGACGCTACCAAAGTGCAGAAAAAGCGCAAAGCGACCCGCCCAACCCGCAGCTCCCAAACCAAGCGGTTGGATAGCAAGAAAAAGCACAGCCAGACCAAAGCCGGGCGCGGCAAGGTGGATTACTGA
- a CDS encoding type II toxin-antitoxin system VapC family toxin — protein sequence MILDASALLALLQGEPGADKVQAVLHQATINTVNWSEVIQKLSVHDPDAADIRPEMELTGLKIMPFTVEQAEICASLWVKSKPFGLSLADRACIATGIDRKMPIMTTDKIWQEMELPINIHVIR from the coding sequence ATGATTCTTGATGCTTCAGCGCTGCTGGCTTTGCTGCAAGGTGAGCCGGGAGCAGACAAGGTGCAGGCCGTGCTACATCAGGCCACAATCAATACGGTTAACTGGTCAGAAGTTATACAAAAACTCTCGGTGCATGACCCTGATGCGGCGGATATTCGCCCGGAAATGGAATTAACTGGCCTGAAAATCATGCCCTTCACAGTCGAACAGGCTGAGATCTGCGCAAGCCTTTGGGTGAAATCCAAACCGTTTGGCTTGTCACTTGCCGATCGTGCCTGTATTGCGACGGGTATTGACCGTAAGATGCCCATCATGACAACGGACAAAATTTGGCAAGAAATGGAATTACCAATCAATATTCATGTCATTCGGTAG
- a CDS encoding AbrB/MazE/SpoVT family DNA-binding domain-containing protein, translated as MQECTIAIGQNGRIVIPTAIRKALNLQEGQRLLLRLDNQSIIMEKPADIVKKLQHRFRKIPVSLAGELIQERRQEAAKESHDS; from the coding sequence ATGCAAGAATGTACCATCGCGATCGGACAAAATGGCCGCATCGTCATCCCCACAGCCATACGCAAAGCCCTGAACTTGCAGGAAGGGCAGCGTTTGCTATTAAGGCTTGATAATCAGTCCATTATCATGGAAAAACCGGCTGATATTGTGAAAAAACTGCAACACCGTTTCCGCAAGATTCCTGTGAGTCTGGCGGGTGAGCTGATTCAGGAGCGCCGTCAGGAAGCGGCAAAGGAAAGTCATGATTCTTGA